The nucleotide sequence GAGCAATTTTACGCAGCGCGGAGTTCGGTTTTTTTGGAGCGGTTGTTCCTACTCTTGTGCAAACGCCTCGTTTTTGAGGTGAATTAACACCATACTCAATAGTGCCTCTGAGTGAGTTTTGTGTATAACGTAAAGCTGGTGCGATGCTCTTGGTCTTCTGTTTCTTGCGGCCTTTTCTAATCAGCTGGTTTATTGTTGGCAAATTTATAACCTCCCTTCCCTGAATACTTACTTCTTAAGAACACATGCTACTGCAGCACCAACATCGATACCACAGGCGCGGCCTAATGCGGCCATTGTATCGATGTACACAATTTCTATCCCCAATGTCCTGCAGCGCTGTACTACAGGATTTGTAACATTGGCTTCCGCATCTTCAGCAATATACACAACCTCGGCTCTGCCAGTCTCTAATGCTTTCAATGTTTGCTTGGTTCCGACAAGCCTGTCGGACTGCATGAGCTTAGCAGGCATTACCGTCTCCCCTTTTCCTCCTCGCCCTTACTGAAACATCCCGCAGGATCGAAATCCTGCGGGTTAACACACTTTGATATTTTACCATCTGTTGTTTTCCTTGTCAATACAAGATCGCGATTAATTCGAGCTTAATTCTGCAGTTTGAGCAGCTGCCTGATCAGCTTCTTGTTCAACCTCAGGTTGACTGCTTCCATTGGGATCAGTTCCATCCGGATCGGTATCCTCTGAACCATCAACCTGAATCTCAATATTGCTGTAGCGGGACATGCCGGTTCCTGCAGGAATCAGCTTTCCGATAATCACGTTTTCTTTCAGGCCAAGGAGTCTGTCGGTCTTGCCTTTGATCGAAGCGTCTGTAAGGACGCGGGTTGTTTCTTGGAACGACGCTGCCGACAGGAAGCTTTCAGTAGCCAGCGATGCCTTAGTAATACCGAGCAGTGATGCTTTACCAGAAGCAGCCTCACCGTCTGCAGCAGCAGCTTTGGCATTCTCTTCAGCGAAATCAAATGCATCCACTAAGCTGCCGGGGAGCATGTTGGTATCACCGCTGTCTTCAATTTTGATTTTCCGCAGCATCTGGCGGACAATAACTTCAATATGTTTATCATTAATATATACAGCCTGTGAGCGATAAACTTCTTGAACTTCCTGTACCAAATACTGTTGAACTGCTGCCACACCTTTAACTGCCAGGATGTCATGGGGATTGACAGACCCTTCAGTCAGTCTGTCTCCGGCTTCAACCTTGGAGCCGTCTTTCACGCGCAGGCGGGTACCGTAGGGAATTGTGTAAGACTTGGATTCCTCATCGTTAGTAACCACAATCTTACGGCTGCCTTTGCTTTCAACGACTTCCACGGTGCCGTCAATTTCAGTGATGACTGCCTGGCCTTTAGGCTTGCGGGCCTCAAACAGCTCCTCAACCCTAGGCAGACCAGCAGTAATGTCATCTCCTGCAACCCCACCGGTGTGGAAAGTTCTCATGGTCAGCTGGGTGCCCGGTTCGCCAATGGACTGGGCTGCAATAATACCGACAGCTTCACCAACTTCAACCATGTCGTTGGTGGCTAAGCTGCGGCCGTAGCACTTAACACAAACGCCATAGCGGCTGCGGCAGCCGAGGACAGAACGGATTTTCACTTTCTCGATACCTGCCGCTTCGATGGCTGCGGCCTGGCGATCCGAAATCATCTCATTTTTAACCGCCAGCTGCTCTCCGGTTTCAGGATGGAAGACATCCTCTGCGGCAACTCGACCAGCAATTCTCTCACTTAAGGATTCAATAATATCTTCCATTTCACCGGAGATTTCCTTAATTGCTCCGATGGAAATGCTTTCCTCTGTGCCGCAGTCGTGCTCACGCACAATTACATCTTGGCTCACATCTACCAGACGGCGGGTCAGATAACCCGAGTCTGCAGTTCGGAGAGCTGTATCTGCCAGACCTTTTCTGGTTCCGTGGCTGGAGATAAAGTATTCCAGAACGGTCAAGCCTTCCCTAAAGTTAGCTTTAATCGGAATCTCAATGGTTTTTCCGGTTGGATCCGCAACCAGTCCCCGCATTCCTGCCAACTGACTGATCTGCGATGTATTACCGCGGGCACCGGAAATAGCCATCATGTAAACCGGATTGAACTTGCTGAAATTCTCCAGCATCTTCTCGGTAACTTCTTCCTTAGTTCTGGTCCAAATATCACAGATTCTTTGGTAGCGCTCCTCGGCTGTCAATAAGCCGCGGCGGTGCTGGATCTCAATTGTATCTACTTCCTGCTCAGCCTGCGCTACTAAGTCGTGTTTAGCTTCCGGTACCACAATGTCTGCTACTGAAACAGTAGTTCCGGAGCGAGTGCTGTAGTGGAATCCGAGGTCCTTGATTTTATCCAGAATCTCAGCGCACTCCTCTAAACCAACCGTATTATATAATTCCTCAACCAGTTTGCCCATTTTGGACTTATCTAATTCTACATTGTAATATTCCATATCCTCAGGCAGAACCGAGTTGAAAATCATCCTGCCCAGTGTTGTGGTGATCCGCTCATCTTTGTACCGCACAGTGATGCGGGCGTGCAGATCAATGCTCTTATTGTAGTAAGCCAGATAAGCTTCTTCAAATGAACCGAAGTAGCGGCCTTCGCCTAGAGCACCTTCTCGTTCCAAGGTTAAGTAGTAAATGCCAATAACCATATCCTGAGTCGGAGTCACGATCGGGCGTCCGCTTGACGGCACCAGGATGTTATTAGTAGACATCATCAAGAGTCTGGCTTCTGCCTGAGCTTCTGCCGACAGCGGCACGTGGACTGCCATTTGGTCACCGTCAAAGTCAGCGTTATAGGCTGTACATACCAGCGGGTGAATTTGAATGGCTCTACCTTCAACCAAGACCGGCTCAAACGCCTGGATTCCCAATCTGTGGAGGGTCGGTGCCCGGTTGAGAAGTACGGGGTGTTCCTTAATAACATCTTCAACTACGTCCCACACTTCAGGTCTGGCCCGCTCAACCATCCGCTTGGCGCTTTTGATATTGTGTGCCAAACCCCGCTCTACCAGTTCTTTCATTACAAATGGCTTAAACAGTTCCAGAGCCATTTCCTTCGGCAGACCGCACTGATGCATCTTGAGGGTCGGACCAATGACAATTACGGAGCGGCCGGAGTAGTCAACTCTCTTGCCAAGCAGGTTCTGGCGGAATCGGCCTTGTTTGCCTTTCAGCATATCGCTTAAGGATTTCAAGGCGCGATTGCCGGGACCGGTAACCGGTCTGCCGCGGCGGCCGTTATCGATTAGGGCATCAACTGCTTCCTGCAGCATCCGCTTTTCATTGCGGACAATGATATCCGGAGCGCCTAATTCCAGCAGGCGCTTTAAGCGGTTATTACGGTTGATCACCCTTCTATATAAGTCATTTAAATCGGAAGTAGCGAACCGGCCTCCGTCAAGCTGCACCATCGGGCGCAGCTCAGGTGGAATTACCGGAATCACATCTAGAATCATCCACTCCGGACGGTTTCCGGAATTGCGGAATGCCTCCACAACTTCCAGACGCCGAACTGCTCTGACCCGGCGCTGTCCAGTTGAATCACGAATCTCAGCTCGCAGCTCATCGCTCAGCTTCTCCAGATCGATGTCTTCAAGCAGGCGTTTGACTGCTTCAGCACCCATTCCCGCTGTAAAGCGATTGCCGTACTTTTCCCGGTACTCCCGGTACTCAGTATCGCTGAGCAGCTGTTTCTTCGCTAAGGGTGTCTCGCCAGGATCAAGGACAACATATGAAGCGAAGTATAAAACCCTTTCCAAAGTCCGGGGAGACATGTCTAAAATCAAACCCATGCGGCTGGGAATTCCTTTAAAGAACCAGATATGAGACACGGGAGCCGCTAGTTCAATGTGGCCCATTCTCTCTCTGCGGACTTTAGCGCGAGTAACTTCAACGCCGCAGCGGTCACAAACAATGCCTTTATA is from Bacillota bacterium and encodes:
- a CDS encoding 50S ribosomal protein L7ae-like protein → MPAKLMQSDRLVGTKQTLKALETGRAEVVYIAEDAEANVTNPVVQRCRTLGIEIVYIDTMAALGRACGIDVGAAVACVLKK
- the rpoC gene encoding DNA-directed RNA polymerase subunit beta', whose amino-acid sequence is MLDVNNFDRIRIGLASPEKIRAWSSGEVKKPETINYRTLKPEREGLFCEKIFGPTRDWECHCGKYKRVRYKGIVCDRCGVEVTRAKVRRERMGHIELAAPVSHIWFFKGIPSRMGLILDMSPRTLERVLYFASYVVLDPGETPLAKKQLLSDTEYREYREKYGNRFTAGMGAEAVKRLLEDIDLEKLSDELRAEIRDSTGQRRVRAVRRLEVVEAFRNSGNRPEWMILDVIPVIPPELRPMVQLDGGRFATSDLNDLYRRVINRNNRLKRLLELGAPDIIVRNEKRMLQEAVDALIDNGRRGRPVTGPGNRALKSLSDMLKGKQGRFRQNLLGKRVDYSGRSVIVIGPTLKMHQCGLPKEMALELFKPFVMKELVERGLAHNIKSAKRMVERARPEVWDVVEDVIKEHPVLLNRAPTLHRLGIQAFEPVLVEGRAIQIHPLVCTAYNADFDGDQMAVHVPLSAEAQAEARLLMMSTNNILVPSSGRPIVTPTQDMVIGIYYLTLEREGALGEGRYFGSFEEAYLAYYNKSIDLHARITVRYKDERITTTLGRMIFNSVLPEDMEYYNVELDKSKMGKLVEELYNTVGLEECAEILDKIKDLGFHYSTRSGTTVSVADIVVPEAKHDLVAQAEQEVDTIEIQHRRGLLTAEERYQRICDIWTRTKEEVTEKMLENFSKFNPVYMMAISGARGNTSQISQLAGMRGLVADPTGKTIEIPIKANFREGLTVLEYFISSHGTRKGLADTALRTADSGYLTRRLVDVSQDVIVREHDCGTEESISIGAIKEISGEMEDIIESLSERIAGRVAAEDVFHPETGEQLAVKNEMISDRQAAAIEAAGIEKVKIRSVLGCRSRYGVCVKCYGRSLATNDMVEVGEAVGIIAAQSIGEPGTQLTMRTFHTGGVAGDDITAGLPRVEELFEARKPKGQAVITEIDGTVEVVESKGSRKIVVTNDEESKSYTIPYGTRLRVKDGSKVEAGDRLTEGSVNPHDILAVKGVAAVQQYLVQEVQEVYRSQAVYINDKHIEVIVRQMLRKIKIEDSGDTNMLPGSLVDAFDFAEENAKAAAADGEAASGKASLLGITKASLATESFLSAASFQETTRVLTDASIKGKTDRLLGLKENVIIGKLIPAGTGMSRYSNIEIQVDGSEDTDPDGTDPNGSSQPEVEQEADQAAAQTAELSSN